The following DNA comes from uncultured Methanobacterium sp..
TCCCTTCTAAAGCTCGAATAACTCCTTCAGTATAGAATAAGAGTAAATCACCATTTTCAATCTTCACTTGGTGTTTTTCAAGCTCAATATTTTCCAGTCGGCCCAGGGATTTAACCCCTTTTGCAAGTTCGCTTAACTGATTTGTTTTGTTCCTATAAATCAATGGAGGACTATGAGCGGCATTAACATAGGTAAAACAATGAGTTTTAGAGTCCAGTTCACCGTATAAAATAGTGATGAAGATTTCAGGACCAATGTCAACTGCAATCAGGTTGTTTAAATATTTTAAAAGAGTGGGAGGGTTCTGATTTTTTGCTTCTCCCCTGATAATTGTTCTGGAAAGTGCCATGAGCAGTGATGCTGGGAAACTGTCCCCGGTAACATCCGCAATAACAATACCTGTTTTTTCGGGTGATATGGATACAAAATCATAAAAATCACCCCCAACCTCACGTGCAGGGATGTTCAACGCTGCAACACTAAAAGTTGGGATGGAGGGTAATTCTTCAGGTAGGAAGCTCTTCTGGATTTTACTGGCCACCTTCAGCTCATGTTTTTTACGTTCCAGTTCATCAAAATAAAGGTCCCTCTGCTTTATTGTTTCCCTTTCCCTAAGGAGGTTGGAAATAATGAATGCAAATATGAACATTCCCAGTGCATTGGAAACAATGATTGGTATGGTGAGCTCCTGCACCACTGCCAGTGCCATGGAATATGGTTTGGCAATGGCCAGGTTAATGAGAAGGTGCAGTGATTCCATTAAAATCGCAAAAACCACTGCCCAGAAGATTCCCACAAAGCGGCGTTTGTTAATGAGGAATATTAAACCAGCGAATAATCCTGCCAGTATGGTGGCGATGGCACAGGGTACTG
Coding sequences within:
- a CDS encoding LytS/YhcK type 5TM receptor domain-containing protein; the encoded protein is MPKTTLKDRIHTIRDYLAGDEEVPIMYIHAIMAIIGSVSVLLILQFHEMPMSSVEHSLLVLVEKACVIVVIAYVVSRLNVFTEVLEGKFTIKNQAILILIFGAISIFGTYSGVEVFGAMANVRDLGPMVAGLIGGPIVGLGAGLIGGLYRLSLGGFTAVPCAIATILAGLFAGLIFLINKRRFVGIFWAVVFAILMESLHLLINLAIAKPYSMALAVVQELTIPIIVSNALGMFIFAFIISNLLRERETIKQRDLYFDELERKKHELKVASKIQKSFLPEELPSIPTFSVAALNIPAREVGGDFYDFVSISPEKTGIVIADVTGDSFPASLLMALSRTIIRGEAKNQNPPTLLKYLNNLIAVDIGPEIFITILYGELDSKTHCFTYVNAAHSPPLIYRNKTNQLSELAKGVKSLGRLENIELEKHQVKIENGDLLLFYTEGVIRALEG